A portion of the Paenibacillus hamazuiensis genome contains these proteins:
- a CDS encoding MFS transporter, with protein sequence MFKFRSNNERNTEQAVDKKALIFGLMSVFLCGIGFSIIAPVVPFLVQPYINNPGDQAVVVTLLTSVYAVCVFLAAPGIGALSDKYGRRPLLLVCLLGSAVGYFIFGIGGALWVLFAGRIIEGITGGSISTIFAYFADITSPEQRTKYFGWMSAVVGAGTVIGPTLGGLLAKFGYSAPMYFGAIITLLNVVFGILYMPESLDKNNRLKEITFVRLNPFTQLANVLTMRNLKWLLVSAFLLWIPNGSLQAVFSQFTVDTFSWKPALIGLMFSIIGFQDIVSQGFIMPKLLLKLGDKQIAILGMVSEIVGYSLIAASALFSFYPLIIAGMIIFGFGDSIFGPSFNGMLSKSVDAGEQGRIQGGSQSIQALARMIGPVIGGQIYVSLGHAAPAFMGMILIAAAIPVLCKGAHVN encoded by the coding sequence GTGTTCAAATTTAGATCAAACAATGAACGGAACACAGAACAAGCCGTGGATAAAAAGGCTTTAATCTTCGGTCTTATGTCTGTGTTTCTTTGCGGAATAGGCTTCAGTATCATAGCTCCTGTCGTCCCGTTCTTAGTGCAGCCTTATATAAACAATCCGGGAGATCAAGCTGTAGTTGTCACGCTGCTGACCTCTGTCTATGCAGTCTGCGTATTTTTAGCGGCCCCCGGAATCGGAGCTTTGAGCGACAAATATGGCCGTCGTCCATTGCTCTTAGTATGCCTTTTGGGTTCTGCAGTCGGGTACTTCATTTTTGGGATAGGAGGGGCGTTATGGGTACTATTTGCCGGACGCATCATTGAAGGTATAACAGGCGGGAGCATAAGCACCATCTTCGCCTATTTTGCAGACATCACTTCTCCGGAACAGAGAACCAAATATTTTGGATGGATGAGTGCGGTTGTAGGCGCAGGCACCGTCATTGGCCCAACTTTGGGCGGATTACTTGCCAAGTTTGGTTATTCTGCGCCAATGTATTTTGGAGCTATCATAACTTTATTGAATGTTGTTTTTGGAATCTTATATATGCCTGAGAGCCTTGACAAGAATAACAGACTGAAAGAGATTACCTTTGTAAGACTGAATCCATTTACACAGCTTGCCAACGTACTTACTATGAGAAATTTAAAGTGGCTGCTTGTCTCAGCGTTCCTACTTTGGATACCGAACGGATCTTTACAGGCCGTTTTTTCACAATTTACAGTGGATACTTTCAGTTGGAAGCCTGCACTAATCGGACTTATGTTTTCAATTATCGGCTTCCAGGACATCGTTTCCCAAGGTTTCATAATGCCAAAGCTTTTGCTAAAACTTGGCGATAAACAGATAGCCATTCTTGGAATGGTTTCGGAGATTGTAGGCTACAGTCTTATTGCAGCATCGGCTTTGTTCTCGTTCTATCCTCTTATTATCGCCGGAATGATTATATTTGGTTTTGGCGATTCGATCTTTGGGCCTTCATTCAACGGGATGCTTTCCAAGTCTGTCGATGCTGGCGAGCAAGGAAGGATTCAAGGAGGCAGCCAATCTATTCAGGCTTTGGCAAGAATGATCGGGCCTGTCATTGGAGGTCAAATCTATGTATCACTCGGTCATGCCGCACCCGCTTTTATGGGGATGATCCTTATAGCCGCGGCCATACCGGTTTTGTGTAAGGGTGCGCATGTAAATTAA
- a CDS encoding MarR family winged helix-turn-helix transcriptional regulator: MNKEDQVKTVFRDLFNKMVYLNKFKMEDSLKGYKPSEVHCIEYIGKNADSNVTKLAEAFYMTRGAISKLTQKLIKKGLIESYQKPDNKKEIYFRITEQGKVIYKIHEELHEEFRKRDKVIFEQVTEEQFDGMLSFLEKYSRHLDAEIKKQGIDMKSE, encoded by the coding sequence ATGAACAAAGAAGATCAGGTCAAGACGGTTTTCAGGGACTTATTCAACAAAATGGTTTACCTTAATAAATTTAAAATGGAAGACAGTCTTAAGGGGTATAAGCCTTCGGAAGTACACTGTATCGAATACATCGGAAAAAATGCAGATTCCAACGTGACAAAACTTGCGGAGGCTTTTTATATGACTCGCGGTGCCATAAGTAAACTAACTCAGAAGCTCATAAAAAAAGGCCTTATCGAAAGCTACCAGAAGCCGGATAACAAGAAAGAAATCTATTTTAGGATTACGGAGCAAGGGAAAGTCATTTATAAAATCCATGAGGAACTGCACGAAGAGTTTCGAAAGCGGGATAAGGTCATATTTGAGCAAGTAACCGAGGAACAATTTGACGGCATGCTTAGCTTCTTGGAAAAGTATAGCAGGCATTTGGATGCGGAAATAAAGAAACAAGGTATAGATATGAAGTCGGAATAA
- a CDS encoding glycoside hydrolase family 2 TIM barrel-domain containing protein produces the protein MIRVDKYWENPNLLQVNREKPRAYYIPYADAASADSRKRSRSPFYRTLNGTWKFRYFASVKLAEEGFYEEQADVSGWDDLLVPSCWQTKGYDQLHYTNVNYPIPCDPPFVPDENPAGLYVKEFNVSKGWEAKDKYIVFEGVNSCFYLWVNGAFVGYSQGSRVPAEFNVSTHLKSGKNRIAVMVLKWCDGTYLEDQDLWRFSGIFRDVYLLARDKAHVRDIYNKQELSDDYRQAKLICELETTGRREVKAELKDAEGSVIGAAAAVIDGQGTIEFEVAEPTLWNAEKPYLYRLYVSSGEEVLSFPVGFRQIRIEGGVFRINGRAVKLKGVNRHDSHPELGQTIPINHMIKDLNLMKQHNVNTIRTSHYPNDPRFLDLCNEYGFYVVDEADLECHGMGSAGKWAEGAFHKLSANTEWEAAFVERAKRMVERDKNHPCVVMWSMGNESGYDVNHIAMAEWTRGRDTSRPVHYEGAAPRYNGNPNIECLDMESQMYASVQYIEEYAKDETKLQPLFLCEYSHAMGNGPGDLKDYWDVIYKYPKLMGGCVWEWCDHGIKTETKDGTPYFAYGGDFGDKPNDGNFCIDGLVTPDRVPHKGLLELKKVIAPVRLEAADLENGKVLLTNLYDFIGLSHLALFWKVEKDGETVQQGHVWQLDAAPHGGTQTLSLPYTLPKDAAGRYFLTLSVWQKEETPWSAAGHEITFEQFELPAANPAAVQDHAAAHGSSDHAVQASQDGHLLTIEGFDFRHVFDLYDGTFVKISKHDVDMLAAPAKWSIWRAPTDNDRRIKARWSEDGYDRATMKVYRCEWTQQPDGSVEIAVDYSLGGYIRYPLMHGKTQWRVDAAGSVSVSTNVKVREDLLFLPRFGLQLTMPEGTEEVEYFGHGPHESYIDKRQSVKKSKYLLSVNDMFENYIMPQENGSRYGTEWAIVSNEQGMGLKFTAPAEFSFNAAHYTPEDLTAAEHDYELKPRKETIVHLDYKMSGVGSNSCGPELLEQYRLDEKAFSFELNITPVFKEDE, from the coding sequence TTGATCCGCGTCGACAAGTATTGGGAAAACCCGAATCTGCTGCAGGTGAACCGGGAAAAGCCGAGGGCCTATTACATTCCTTATGCGGATGCCGCTTCCGCCGATTCGCGGAAACGGTCGCGCTCGCCTTTTTACCGGACGTTAAACGGGACCTGGAAGTTTCGTTATTTTGCGAGCGTGAAGCTTGCGGAGGAAGGTTTTTATGAGGAGCAAGCGGATGTAAGCGGTTGGGACGATCTGCTCGTTCCTTCCTGCTGGCAGACCAAAGGGTACGACCAGCTGCACTATACGAATGTCAATTATCCGATTCCATGCGACCCGCCTTTTGTGCCTGACGAAAACCCCGCCGGTCTTTATGTGAAAGAGTTTAATGTCTCGAAGGGGTGGGAGGCGAAGGACAAATATATCGTGTTCGAAGGAGTGAACTCGTGCTTCTACCTGTGGGTGAACGGCGCATTTGTCGGATACAGCCAGGGCAGCCGGGTTCCGGCGGAGTTTAACGTATCGACGCACCTAAAGAGCGGAAAAAACCGGATCGCCGTCATGGTGCTGAAATGGTGCGACGGCACGTATTTGGAAGATCAGGACTTGTGGCGGTTTTCCGGGATATTCCGCGATGTTTACCTGCTGGCCAGAGATAAGGCGCATGTCCGGGATATATATAACAAGCAGGAGCTTTCGGACGATTATCGTCAGGCAAAGCTGATTTGCGAACTGGAAACGACGGGGCGCCGGGAAGTCAAAGCTGAGCTGAAAGATGCCGAAGGCAGCGTGATCGGTGCCGCTGCGGCGGTGATCGACGGTCAGGGGACGATCGAGTTTGAGGTTGCGGAGCCGACGCTTTGGAATGCGGAGAAACCTTACTTGTACCGGCTGTACGTTTCATCCGGCGAAGAGGTACTGTCGTTCCCGGTAGGCTTCCGGCAAATCCGGATCGAAGGCGGAGTATTCCGCATCAACGGCCGCGCCGTCAAGCTGAAGGGGGTTAACCGCCACGATTCGCATCCCGAGCTTGGGCAAACGATCCCGATCAATCATATGATCAAGGACTTAAACCTGATGAAGCAGCACAACGTGAACACGATCCGCACGTCCCACTACCCGAACGATCCGCGCTTTTTGGATCTTTGCAACGAGTACGGGTTTTATGTGGTCGACGAAGCGGATTTGGAGTGCCACGGCATGGGGTCCGCGGGCAAATGGGCGGAAGGCGCGTTTCACAAGCTGTCCGCCAATACGGAATGGGAAGCCGCTTTTGTGGAAAGAGCGAAGCGGATGGTCGAACGGGATAAGAACCATCCATGCGTCGTTATGTGGTCGATGGGCAACGAATCGGGCTACGATGTGAATCATATCGCAATGGCCGAATGGACGCGGGGTCGCGATACGTCCCGGCCGGTACATTACGAAGGAGCGGCACCGCGATATAACGGCAATCCGAACATCGAATGTCTGGACATGGAAAGCCAGATGTATGCGTCGGTGCAGTACATCGAAGAATATGCGAAAGATGAGACCAAGCTGCAGCCGCTGTTCCTGTGCGAATACAGCCATGCGATGGGCAACGGGCCGGGCGATTTGAAGGACTACTGGGATGTCATTTACAAGTACCCGAAGCTGATGGGCGGCTGCGTTTGGGAATGGTGCGATCACGGCATCAAAACGGAAACGAAGGACGGAACGCCGTATTTCGCGTACGGCGGCGATTTCGGTGATAAGCCGAACGACGGTAACTTCTGCATTGACGGCCTCGTTACGCCGGACCGCGTACCGCATAAGGGACTGCTTGAGCTGAAGAAGGTAATCGCTCCGGTGCGGCTCGAAGCTGCCGATTTGGAAAACGGCAAGGTTCTTTTGACGAATTTGTACGATTTCATCGGCTTGTCGCATTTGGCGCTGTTCTGGAAAGTGGAAAAAGACGGAGAAACGGTGCAGCAGGGCCACGTCTGGCAGCTTGATGCGGCTCCTCACGGCGGAACGCAAACGTTGTCGCTGCCGTATACGCTGCCGAAGGACGCGGCAGGACGTTATTTCCTGACTTTGTCGGTCTGGCAAAAAGAAGAGACACCGTGGTCGGCGGCAGGGCATGAGATCACGTTCGAGCAGTTCGAGCTTCCGGCAGCGAACCCGGCGGCTGTACAGGATCATGCAGCTGCTCACGGGTCAAGCGATCATGCGGTTCAAGCAAGCCAGGACGGGCATTTGCTGACGATCGAAGGCTTCGATTTCCGCCATGTTTTCGACCTGTACGACGGAACGTTCGTCAAAATTTCAAAGCATGACGTCGACATGCTTGCCGCTCCGGCCAAGTGGAGCATTTGGCGCGCGCCGACGGACAACGACCGGCGGATCAAGGCGAGATGGAGCGAAGACGGGTACGATCGGGCGACGATGAAAGTGTACCGCTGCGAATGGACGCAGCAGCCGGACGGCTCCGTGGAAATCGCCGTAGATTACTCGCTTGGCGGATATATCCGCTATCCGCTGATGCACGGAAAAACGCAGTGGCGTGTCGACGCCGCAGGATCCGTATCCGTTTCTACCAACGTGAAAGTGCGGGAGGACTTGCTGTTCCTGCCGCGGTTCGGCCTGCAGCTGACGATGCCGGAAGGTACGGAAGAAGTCGAATACTTCGGCCACGGTCCGCACGAAAGCTACATCGATAAACGTCAGAGCGTGAAGAAAAGCAAATATCTTCTGTCCGTTAACGACATGTTCGAGAACTACATCATGCCTCAGGAAAACGGATCGCGTTACGGCACGGAATGGGCGATCGTCTCGAACGAGCAGGGTATGGGCCTGAAATTTACCGCTCCGGCCGAATTTTCGTTCAACGCGGCGCATTATACGCCGGAGGACCTGACCGCCGCCGAGCACGATTACGAGCTGAAGCCGCGAAAAGAAACGATCGTCCATCTCGATTACAAAATGAGCGGCGTCGGCTCCAACTCCTGCGGTCCCGAATTGCTTGAGCAATACCGTCTGGACGAGAAGGCGTTTTCCTTCGAGCTGAACATCACGCCGGTGTTCAAGGAAGACGAGTAA
- a CDS encoding TetR/AcrR family transcriptional regulator → MPENDKREKIIAAAYQLLAEKGYDQASTKEIARAAGVAQGLINYYFPSKDLLFAEVFKNETIKYCESMPQLQSYAQKELSLQSIKEMLNVPKTRAINEPSMLKLRYELFAIGLRNPAVSENLKDALAWKRDHVKKLIESILHLPEEQSRPLAAILRAAFDGLGLQKLSDPDFDYDEAYDTLALIIESYLEKLRKSSGEINQR, encoded by the coding sequence ATGCCGGAAAACGATAAGCGTGAAAAAATTATCGCCGCCGCCTACCAACTTCTCGCCGAGAAAGGATACGACCAGGCGTCCACGAAGGAAATCGCGCGCGCTGCCGGCGTAGCTCAAGGTTTGATCAACTATTACTTTCCGAGCAAAGACTTGTTATTTGCCGAAGTGTTCAAAAACGAAACGATCAAATATTGCGAGTCCATGCCGCAACTTCAAAGCTACGCGCAAAAAGAGCTCTCGCTTCAATCGATTAAAGAGATGCTGAACGTGCCAAAAACACGGGCCATTAATGAACCTTCGATGCTTAAGCTTCGTTACGAGCTGTTCGCCATCGGTCTGCGCAATCCGGCCGTATCGGAAAATTTGAAGGATGCGCTCGCCTGGAAACGGGATCACGTGAAGAAGCTGATCGAGTCGATTCTCCATCTTCCGGAGGAACAGTCCCGCCCGCTCGCCGCGATTCTTCGGGCCGCATTCGACGGTCTCGGCTTGCAGAAGCTGAGCGATCCCGACTTCGATTACGACGAAGCCTACGATACGCTCGCACTAATTATCGAGTCCTACCTGGAGAAATTGAGAAAATCGTCGGGCGAAATCAATCAAAGATGA
- a CDS encoding MMPL family transporter: MNPTPLEPSQKRLNSAAAENNDPRMRRLGRMIVRRRRMLLIACVIFMVLFGAVGAGTLGALSLSRFDVPGSESDKASQLLHEQFNTGNPNLLLLVTAKNGDVDSAEAAQAGQAIARELAAQPGVNEVTSYWSHRESKVLRSNDGRKAVVLAWMEGNATEVRSKLTELTPRFFRENDTIKVEVGGSDEVFRQVGDQSRKDFVRAELVILPSVLLLLILVYRRLSPALLTIGIGLFSVLGTLAALRGITPFVMVSTFAANLTLVMGLALGIDYSLFVITRFREELAKGKTVPDAVVKTVETAGRTVLFSGLTVAVSLSVLMIFPFPFLRSFAYAGFLVVLTAAIGAVLILPAALAVLGHRVVRGGKMQSQADHLSGQKGFWYRTTMQVMKRPAISAATALVILLVIGSPFLDVRFGLPDERVLPETASSRIVQQQIRDGFVAEEDDAVRIVAPSIGSAASRMQQIEKYSAELSKVEGVHQVDSLAGSFAGGRKILEPSDYSRRFASGTATWIAVIPSETALRADMTQLVREIRSQQAPFEVLVGGYPAELTDFRDLLLDNLPVAGALIVAVTFVILFLMSGSLLIPLKATVLNLLSLSVMFGSLVWIFQNGNLSDVLGFTPLGRLEPSIPILMFCIAYGLSMDYEVFILSRIKEEYDRTGDNTEAVAVGIQRSAPLVSAAAGIMALSFAAYAAGEIVFLQMLGVGMALAVVVDATLIRAVLAPAFMKLAGKANWWAPAALKPFYRRFNLSEAE; encoded by the coding sequence ATGAACCCAACACCCCTCGAACCCTCGCAAAAACGTTTGAATTCGGCAGCGGCGGAAAATAACGATCCCCGCATGCGCCGTCTCGGCAGGATGATCGTGCGAAGACGCCGAATGCTGCTTATCGCCTGCGTCATTTTCATGGTCCTGTTCGGTGCTGTCGGGGCCGGGACGCTCGGCGCGCTTTCGTTATCCCGCTTTGACGTGCCCGGTTCGGAATCCGACAAAGCATCGCAGCTGCTGCACGAGCAGTTCAACACGGGAAATCCGAACCTGCTCTTGCTTGTCACCGCCAAAAATGGAGATGTGGACAGCGCCGAGGCTGCCCAAGCCGGACAGGCGATCGCCCGGGAGCTTGCCGCGCAGCCGGGCGTAAATGAAGTAACTTCGTATTGGTCGCACCGGGAAAGCAAGGTGCTGCGGAGCAATGACGGCAGGAAAGCGGTCGTTCTCGCGTGGATGGAAGGAAACGCCACTGAAGTTCGCAGTAAGCTGACCGAGCTGACTCCGCGATTTTTCCGGGAAAACGATACGATCAAAGTAGAGGTTGGGGGCTCGGACGAAGTGTTTCGTCAGGTCGGAGATCAGTCGAGAAAAGATTTTGTCCGTGCGGAGCTCGTCATATTGCCTTCGGTTTTATTGCTGCTCATTCTCGTATACCGCCGCTTGTCTCCAGCTCTGCTCACGATCGGCATCGGGTTGTTTTCCGTGCTCGGCACGCTGGCCGCTCTTCGCGGCATTACCCCATTCGTCATGGTATCCACATTCGCGGCGAATCTTACCCTTGTCATGGGTTTGGCGCTCGGCATCGATTACAGCTTGTTCGTCATCACGCGGTTCAGAGAAGAGCTTGCCAAGGGAAAGACCGTTCCGGACGCCGTCGTCAAAACCGTCGAAACGGCCGGCCGGACCGTGCTCTTCAGCGGCCTGACCGTCGCGGTATCCTTATCCGTGCTGATGATCTTCCCGTTCCCGTTTCTTCGCTCGTTTGCCTACGCAGGGTTTCTCGTCGTGCTGACCGCGGCCATCGGCGCGGTTTTGATCCTGCCCGCGGCGCTGGCCGTCTTGGGACATCGCGTCGTCCGCGGCGGTAAGATGCAATCGCAAGCCGACCATCTGTCCGGGCAAAAGGGATTTTGGTACCGGACAACGATGCAGGTAATGAAAAGGCCCGCGATCTCCGCGGCAACCGCACTGGTTATCCTGCTTGTCATCGGCTCCCCGTTCCTGGACGTCCGCTTCGGCTTGCCGGATGAACGCGTGCTGCCGGAAACGGCTTCCAGCCGTATCGTGCAGCAGCAAATTCGCGACGGCTTCGTCGCGGAGGAAGATGATGCCGTCCGCATTGTCGCCCCTTCGATCGGCAGCGCGGCAAGCCGGATGCAGCAAATCGAGAAGTACAGCGCCGAGCTGTCAAAAGTGGAAGGCGTCCACCAGGTCGATTCTTTGGCCGGCTCGTTTGCAGGCGGCCGTAAAATCTTGGAGCCGAGCGATTATTCCCGCCGGTTTGCGTCGGGAACGGCAACCTGGATAGCCGTCATTCCGAGCGAAACGGCTTTGCGGGCGGATATGACGCAGCTCGTGCGCGAAATACGGTCGCAGCAAGCTCCGTTCGAGGTTCTTGTCGGCGGGTATCCGGCGGAGCTTACCGATTTTCGGGACTTGCTGCTGGATAATCTGCCGGTTGCCGGCGCGCTGATCGTCGCCGTCACCTTCGTCATTTTGTTTTTGATGAGCGGCAGTCTGCTGATCCCGCTGAAAGCGACGGTACTTAACCTGCTCAGCCTGTCCGTAATGTTCGGCTCTCTCGTTTGGATTTTTCAAAACGGGAATCTTTCCGACGTTCTCGGGTTCACCCCGCTTGGCCGTTTGGAACCGAGCATCCCGATTCTTATGTTTTGCATCGCGTACGGGTTATCGATGGATTACGAGGTGTTTATTTTATCGCGGATTAAGGAGGAATACGACCGCACCGGGGACAATACCGAAGCCGTGGCGGTCGGCATTCAGCGCAGCGCCCCGCTCGTTTCGGCGGCGGCGGGCATCATGGCGCTGTCGTTCGCCGCATACGCTGCCGGCGAGATCGTGTTTTTGCAAATGCTCGGTGTCGGGATGGCGCTTGCCGTTGTCGTCGACGCTACGCTCATTCGGGCCGTTTTGGCGCCCGCGTTCATGAAGCTGGCCGGGAAGGCGAACTGGTGGGCGCCGGCTGCGCTGAAGCCGTTTTACCGGCGGTTTAACCTGAGTGAAGCCGAGTAG
- a CDS encoding FecCD family ABC transporter permease, which yields MMRYITVGSGLVAVLLVLAIVSMGVGAVRISPGEVWLSLTGVEEGPMQIILQQFRLPRIITGILVGAGLAVAGTLLQGMIRNPLVSPDVIGLTKGAGLAASLFILLFPKAAPGVLPFAAFAGAGLAGLLLLALSAGKRMNPVALALSGIGISAIFTAGIQYITVKNASDANTALLWLAGSLWGRGWEHVIALACWLLPLLPIVFLLARRLDILSLGPDAAESLGLQVGRTRIVLLICAVLITGVCTAVAGAIGFVGLIAPHMARRLVGPRHRLLLPLAAYSGAMLVLAADLIGRVLIVPKEVPAGIVCAVIGAPYFLALLRRQSRKGVLLHRDA from the coding sequence ATGATGCGATATATAACCGTCGGCTCCGGACTCGTAGCTGTGCTGCTGGTATTGGCCATCGTCAGCATGGGCGTCGGTGCGGTCCGAATTAGCCCGGGGGAAGTTTGGCTTAGCCTCACGGGGGTGGAGGAAGGGCCGATGCAAATCATTTTGCAGCAATTCCGCTTGCCCCGGATCATTACGGGCATTCTTGTAGGGGCCGGCCTTGCAGTGGCGGGCACGCTGCTTCAGGGGATGATCCGCAATCCGCTCGTGTCACCCGACGTGATCGGTTTGACCAAAGGAGCGGGGCTTGCGGCTTCGCTGTTTATCCTGCTTTTCCCGAAGGCGGCCCCGGGGGTGTTGCCGTTTGCTGCATTCGCGGGAGCGGGACTCGCCGGGCTGCTGCTGCTCGCTTTGTCTGCGGGCAAGCGGATGAATCCGGTTGCGCTGGCACTCAGCGGCATCGGGATCAGCGCGATATTTACTGCAGGAATCCAATACATTACCGTGAAAAATGCCTCCGACGCGAATACGGCTCTGCTGTGGCTGGCCGGCAGCCTGTGGGGCAGAGGCTGGGAACATGTCATCGCGCTGGCTTGCTGGCTGCTGCCGCTGCTGCCCATCGTCTTCCTGCTTGCCCGCAGGCTCGACATCTTAAGCCTCGGGCCGGATGCGGCCGAATCGCTTGGCTTGCAGGTCGGGCGCACCCGCATCGTGCTGCTGATCTGCGCCGTGCTCATCACCGGCGTCTGCACGGCAGTGGCCGGCGCGATCGGCTTTGTCGGCCTGATTGCGCCGCATATGGCCCGGCGTCTGGTCGGTCCCCGACACAGGCTGCTGCTGCCGCTTGCCGCTTATTCGGGGGCGATGCTGGTGCTGGCCGCCGACTTGATCGGGCGGGTCCTGATCGTGCCCAAGGAGGTTCCTGCCGGCATCGTTTGCGCAGTCATCGGTGCGCCGTATTTTTTGGCGCTGCTCCGCAGGCAAAGCCGCAAAGGGGTCCTCCTTCACCGGGATGCGTAA
- a CDS encoding FecCD family ABC transporter permease, with amino-acid sequence MEPVTVTRNRNLNIVRTGAILLTGLVLWAAGMLLSMKFGSSAITFEDIWSAVTGARETKQQLIVYTLRLPRALLAALVGANLAVAGVLMQAVTRNPLASPQIFGINSGAALVVVGSVVFYPMLTPLQLSWCAFLGAALGAAIVYFVASGGGSFTPVKLALAGMTVAMLLSALTEGIIVLFDNKTQNVLFWMAGAVDSADWNDVRSVLPWSAAGLLAAVLLSRSMNALGLGDEVAKGIGVRMTYVRALAGIVVVVLAGASVSVAGPIGFVGLIVPHISRYLVGIDHWRLIPVSALFGAILLVYADIASRFVSFPFESPVGIVTAAIGAPYFLYLVRKGRQTE; translated from the coding sequence GTGGAGCCCGTTACAGTCACAAGAAATCGCAACTTGAACATCGTCAGGACCGGAGCCATCCTTCTGACCGGTCTTGTTTTATGGGCTGCAGGCATGCTGCTTAGCATGAAGTTCGGTTCGTCGGCGATCACATTCGAAGACATATGGAGCGCCGTTACCGGAGCAAGGGAAACGAAGCAGCAGCTGATTGTATATACGCTGCGTCTGCCCAGGGCGCTGCTTGCAGCGCTTGTCGGGGCCAATCTTGCGGTGGCCGGCGTGCTGATGCAGGCGGTGACCCGCAACCCGCTCGCCTCCCCGCAAATATTCGGGATCAATTCGGGGGCGGCGCTTGTCGTCGTCGGCTCGGTCGTCTTTTACCCGATGCTGACGCCGCTGCAGCTGTCCTGGTGCGCCTTCCTTGGTGCGGCTTTAGGGGCGGCGATCGTTTACTTTGTCGCGTCCGGCGGCGGAAGCTTTACGCCGGTGAAGCTGGCGCTCGCCGGAATGACCGTCGCCATGCTGCTGTCGGCGCTTACCGAAGGGATTATCGTGTTATTTGACAACAAAACGCAAAACGTGTTGTTTTGGATGGCCGGGGCGGTGGATAGCGCGGATTGGAACGACGTTCGCTCCGTGCTTCCCTGGTCTGCCGCCGGGCTGCTTGCAGCCGTTTTGCTGTCACGCTCGATGAATGCGCTTGGACTTGGAGACGAGGTGGCCAAAGGAATCGGCGTAAGAATGACATATGTTCGGGCGCTGGCAGGCATCGTCGTTGTCGTGCTGGCGGGGGCTTCCGTTTCCGTAGCGGGGCCGATCGGTTTTGTCGGGTTGATCGTTCCTCATATTTCCAGATATCTCGTCGGAATAGATCATTGGCGGCTCATTCCCGTTTCGGCGCTGTTCGGGGCCATTTTGCTCGTCTATGCGGACATCGCTTCGCGGTTCGTTTCGTTTCCATTTGAATCTCCGGTCGGCATTGTTACGGCAGCGATCGGTGCACCGTACTTTTTGTATTTGGTCCGAAAAGGGAGGCAGACGGAATGA
- a CDS encoding ABC transporter substrate-binding protein has product MRFAAMILVSLFLVISGCSSKPAVTPAVQENTSGKDSERKVKHELGETSVKGTPQRVVALEFSFVDALATVGVTPVGVADDGDANNIIEPIRQKIGKYTSIGSRYEVNFELIASLKPDLIIADLSRHKEVYDKLGQIAPTIVLKSLGSDYKENMDAFAVIAEALNAKDAAQKKLADHQTAMNALKQKMPKDEKRTVLPAVANSTGFFAHTSRAYAGSLLEQLGYKDAIQSNEAYPKITLEQLVQANPDVMFLMTGGEKTIVDEWKNNPLWSQISAVKNNQVFEVDRRVWSLSRGVISAETIAGEALQLLYGKK; this is encoded by the coding sequence ATGAGATTCGCTGCCATGATTTTAGTTTCGTTATTTTTGGTTATATCGGGGTGCTCTTCCAAGCCTGCCGTAACACCGGCCGTTCAAGAGAATACGAGCGGAAAAGACTCGGAGCGAAAGGTGAAACATGAGCTTGGAGAAACGTCTGTTAAAGGCACGCCCCAACGGGTTGTCGCTTTGGAATTTTCTTTTGTCGACGCGCTTGCAACCGTGGGTGTTACTCCGGTTGGGGTCGCCGATGACGGAGACGCGAACAACATCATCGAACCGATCCGGCAAAAAATCGGCAAATACACGTCGATCGGCTCGCGGTACGAGGTGAATTTCGAGCTGATCGCATCGCTGAAGCCGGATTTGATCATCGCCGATTTGAGCCGACACAAGGAAGTGTATGACAAACTCGGGCAAATTGCCCCGACGATCGTTTTGAAAAGCCTCGGGTCCGATTATAAAGAAAACATGGACGCTTTTGCCGTAATTGCCGAGGCTCTAAATGCCAAGGATGCGGCTCAAAAAAAGCTGGCTGACCACCAGACAGCGATGAACGCACTGAAGCAAAAAATGCCGAAAGACGAGAAACGGACCGTTTTGCCTGCTGTTGCGAACAGTACCGGATTTTTCGCTCATACGTCCAGAGCCTACGCCGGGTCGCTGCTCGAGCAGCTTGGCTACAAGGATGCGATTCAAAGCAACGAGGCGTACCCGAAAATAACGCTGGAGCAGCTTGTGCAAGCCAACCCGGACGTGATGTTCCTCATGACGGGCGGGGAGAAAACGATTGTGGATGAGTGGAAAAACAACCCGCTCTGGTCCCAAATCAGCGCCGTGAAAAACAACCAGGTATTCGAAGTGGACCGCAGAGTATGGTCCTTGTCCAGAGGCGTCATTTCCGCGGAAACGATAGCCGGAGAAGCGCTGCAGCTTCTTTACGGCAAGAAATAA